The DNA window TTTTTACCAGTTACAAAGGAATTTATCTCAGTATCCAGAGCAGACGTGATGACTTCAAATGAAACTAACACTCAGATTGTTTTTCTCTGCTATCCACTCTGGCCGGACTCCTGTCTGAAAGTACAGCGTAACGTGGTGGTTAAAGTggcaatatattttttcttgctgCTGATGATCCTCACAACAGTTTTTGGGAACCTGCTgatcatcatctccatctctcacttcaaaCAGCTTCAGTCTCCAACTCATCTGATTGTTCGCTCTCTGGCTGCCAGCGACTGTCTCCTGGGCTCTTTGGTCATGCCGAACAGCATGGTGCGATCTGTTGAAGGCTGCTGGTATCTGGGAGATTTTATGTGTAAAGTGCATGCTAGTTTAGACACAAGCTTCAGTATCTCCTCAGTACTACATCTCAGTTTAATATCTGTCGACAGGTACATGGCCATTTGTGACCCTCTAAGATACAGAATGAGGGTCACAAACAACAAGGTGACTGCATTTATTATCTTCATATGGCTGTTTTCATTTGTGTACAgcttttctgttgtgttttcaggAATAATTGCAGTTGGACTTGAGATGATGATATTGCAGACTCATTGTGTGggaagttgtgttttgttttttaacaagcAATGGGGTATTATATGTCTATTTCTCACATTTCTTCTTCCCGGGATGATCATGAGCTCTCTGTATATGAAAATCTTCTATGTTGCACAAAAACACGCAAAAGTTATGTCAGAAAGAGTGACTGGAAGGTTGAAGAGCCAAAGCTCtgctcacagagagagaaaagcagctaaaactctggccattgtcatgggtgtttttttgttctgctgGCTTCCTTTTTTTACTGTTACAGCTCTTGacccttttttcaattttttcaccCCAGCTGTTGTTTTTGATGCTGTAATTTGGTTTGGATATTTGAACTCCACTTGTAACCCCTTGATCTATGGTTTTTTCTACCCTTGTTTTCAGAGTGCATTTAAGATTCTTATTTCCACTTATATCTGTGGCATCAAGGATTGTAACACTTTGGCATTTGATTGAATAAGGTGCTCAGACTtatcatttgtcattttcttctttttttcccccactgcaACTCTTTTATATGGCACAgttcattttatctttttattcccGGGTACAACAGAGCATAAAACATATcctaaccctgtaaagcctgacattaGAAATCAtagtcatatttataatttttaatgaaaacatttttaaaatcattctaaatagGAAAATTATCTTTCTTCTTCTCATTGCCACCAAAGTTTTTTCTCAGTCCCCTAAGGGTGTTCACGGCTGTGGGAAGGAAAGGCACAACGGAGGCAAAATCTGAGTATACCTTtacttcaaatctttattttctCATAATAGGATATAAACTggacaaaattataaacacaacacttttgtttttgcccccatttttcatgagctgaactcaaagatctaagactctaagacatgcaattggcatgctgaaaaccaggattcatccgtgaagagaacgtCTCCAATGGTGTCTGGCACTCTCCAAAGTGCCAAACAccattgaatgtgagcattttTTGCCTACTCAAGTCagttacgacgacgaactgcagtggggaaatatgcaaatatgcatatatatatatatatatatatatatatatatatatatatatatatatatatatatatatatgcacctatatatatatatatatatatatatatatgcaccacACAACAAattcatattctcactatatcatattGTAAGAGTCATAAAAGCCTGAGGAATCAAAtaacaaacacatactgtatgcaaactttttttaactgacgagcatatatatatatttgtgtttgttatttgatTTGCATTTTGATTTATGACTCTATaatatgatatagtgagaatatgaataatgaggcccaaactgagcaaaaatatgcattttgggtgcaattgctgatatttatatgagcAAATAGTAAGGTGAAATTCTGATGTCTAATGTAAATCattgagatctttataacagtatagcagactgcttacataaaatgataaatatcaaTCTCACAATAATATGTTTgaggaaaatattatttaaatgcttagttttataatcaaagctctgtagtttcaaaacatataatgcagtgcaatACAATTTTGACGTTCATTAAAAGTGTCATGGATCATAATTGAGACTcacatttaaacatgatttttctaaaaaaaaaaaaatgataatgataagaTCGATATCTCTGTTAAACTTCATAAATTATCATGTCATGGGTGTTTTTTGTTCTGCTGGCTGCAGTATTTTACTGctctctgtccttttttttttgaccccagctgatgtttttgatgttt is part of the Cyprinus carpio isolate SPL01 unplaced genomic scaffold, ASM1834038v1 S000006738, whole genome shotgun sequence genome and encodes:
- the LOC109113125 gene encoding trace amine-associated receptor 4-like, whose translation is MTSNETNTQIVFLCYPLWPDSCLKVQRNVVVKVAIYFFLLLMILTTVFGNLLIIISISHFKQLQSPTHLIVRSLAASDCLLGSLVMPNSMVRSVEGCWYLGDFMCKVHASLDTSFSISSVLHLSLISVDRYMAICDPLRYRMRVTNNKVTAFIIFIWLFSFVYSFSVVFSGIIAVGLEMMILQTHCVGSCVLFFNKQWGIICLFLTFLLPGMIMSSLYMKIFYVAQKHAKVMSERVTGRLKSQSSAHRERKAAKTLAIVMGVFLFCWLPFFTVTALDPFFNFFTPAVVFDAVIWFGYLNSTCNPLIYGFFYPCFQSAFKILISTYICGIKDCNTLAFD